The following proteins come from a genomic window of Desmospora profundinema:
- a CDS encoding glycosyltransferase yields MVSIITCTVRQNFMDNVFRNYASQKNIYKKELIIILNSKKLNYRKWAQKAKKYPNVSVYMVPDKTLGECLNFGIQKAKYPIVAKMDDDDYYAPLYLPQAIHALITKDVSLVGKYSRFTYFEGKKLLAVMTPHRENKFHDPESCLAGGTLVFKKDLFPRVRFPATNNGEDVLFQVECARKGHKIYSTDRHYYVYIRRANHQSHTWSVKDEDLLKTYCEIIGRTLYYKWYAQGIYEHSFISCTPFHSIQPQKSPRRLIKRPLTFRRNRLAAHLTPRQSQPWLNIRRLTGDRPQTLRISLMSTRV; encoded by the coding sequence GTGGTTTCCATTATTACCTGTACCGTTCGCCAAAATTTTATGGACAATGTCTTTCGTAATTATGCCAGCCAAAAAAATATCTATAAAAAAGAATTGATCATCATTCTAAACAGCAAAAAGCTGAATTATAGAAAGTGGGCACAAAAAGCAAAAAAATATCCGAATGTATCGGTTTACATGGTGCCTGATAAAACACTGGGAGAGTGCCTGAATTTTGGAATACAAAAAGCAAAATACCCTATAGTCGCCAAAATGGATGATGATGATTACTATGCCCCCCTGTACTTGCCCCAAGCCATTCATGCCCTGATAACCAAAGATGTCTCCCTGGTTGGAAAATACTCCAGGTTTACTTATTTTGAAGGTAAAAAGCTTCTCGCGGTGATGACCCCCCACCGGGAAAATAAATTTCATGACCCGGAAAGTTGTCTTGCCGGCGGCACCCTCGTATTCAAAAAAGATCTATTTCCTCGTGTGAGGTTTCCGGCGACGAATAACGGGGAGGACGTTTTATTTCAAGTCGAATGTGCGAGGAAAGGACACAAGATATATTCCACAGACCGTCATTACTACGTCTATATCAGACGGGCAAACCATCAATCACACACTTGGAGTGTAAAAGACGAGGATCTGCTCAAAACTTACTGTGAAATTATCGGTCGCACGCTCTATTACAAATGGTACGCCCAAGGAATCTATGAGCATTCATTCATATCCTGCACTCCATTTCACTCGATCCAACCCCAAAAAAGCCCCCGACGTTTGATCAAACGACCCCTTACTTTCAGAAGAAACCGTCTTGCGGCTCACCTGACCCCACGGCAAAGTCAACCTTGGTTGAATATCCGTCGACTGACTGGGGATCGACCTCAAACACTTCGAATCAGTCTCATGTCCACCAGGGTATAA
- a CDS encoding UTP--glucose-1-phosphate uridylyltransferase: MKSHPKKEKGRIRKAVIPAAGFGTRSLPLTKTVPKEMFPISGKPAIHYIIEEAEKSGIEEILMIVSRSRNLIIDYFDRSPELEAYLVEKKKEHLLNKLVLPKVQIQYVRQLTVNGLGDAIRLAKSFVGEDPFAVLLPDDIILSNQKPGLAQLVNVYSSYQSNVIALHEVKWEELKNYGVIGGKPIESGVYRITDIIEKPETSPPSNLAVIGRYILKPSIFYYLERLAPGSGGEIQLTDAIKAMLQDEKCMGKICSGERYDIGKERDYAILVNRLCGG; encoded by the coding sequence ATGAAATCACACCCCAAAAAAGAAAAAGGGCGGATCAGGAAGGCGGTTATACCTGCTGCAGGATTTGGAACGAGGAGCCTTCCGCTGACAAAAACGGTCCCGAAAGAAATGTTTCCGATATCCGGCAAACCTGCGATTCACTACATCATAGAAGAGGCTGAGAAGTCTGGAATCGAAGAGATTCTAATGATCGTGTCCCGTTCGAGAAATCTGATCATAGATTACTTTGACCGCTCTCCCGAGCTGGAAGCTTATCTGGTGGAAAAGAAAAAGGAACACTTATTAAATAAGCTGGTCTTGCCCAAGGTTCAGATCCAGTATGTACGGCAACTGACCGTAAATGGGCTGGGGGATGCAATAAGGCTTGCTAAGTCCTTTGTCGGCGAGGACCCCTTCGCGGTACTCCTGCCTGACGACATCATTCTATCGAATCAAAAACCCGGATTGGCCCAACTGGTCAACGTTTATTCGTCCTATCAATCCAATGTCATCGCGCTTCATGAAGTGAAATGGGAGGAACTTAAAAATTACGGGGTGATAGGGGGAAAACCAATCGAATCCGGCGTATATCGCATTACGGATATCATCGAGAAACCGGAAACATCCCCTCCTTCCAACTTGGCAGTGATCGGACGCTATATTCTGAAGCCCTCCATTTTCTACTACCTGGAACGGCTGGCTCCCGGTTCAGGAGGCGAAATTCAACTGACCGATGCTATCAAAGCCATGTTGCAAGATGAAAAATGCATGGGGAAGATCTGCAGCGGGGAGCGGTATGATATCGGAAAAGAAAGGGATTACGCTATCCTGGTGAACAGATTATGCGGCGGTTAA
- a CDS encoding carbohydrate ABC transporter permease, protein MNKTEIKPVSLTTHPETNTLWKWKEQATGYLFLAPSILLFVIFLFYPLVKSLYLSFFLTDPQGNIARFVGIENYVKLFASSGFLNSIGVTGLFTLYTVPTSIILALIMAVLTHQKIKGIRLFQFTFSLPLAISVGTASVIWMLLFHPSSGMFNYFLNLIGVGPIFWLSDPNWALFSISLMTVWMNIGFLYIVLLSGLQGIPDHLYESAKLDGAGVWNQFRHVTVPMLSPTIFFAVIVSIIGAFQAFGQIHIMTQGGPVDRTNVMVYDLYREAFIHFQFGTGSARALVLFVIILLLTLVQFKLAEKKVHYQ, encoded by the coding sequence ATGAACAAAACAGAAATCAAACCCGTTTCTCTGACGACTCATCCGGAAACGAATACACTGTGGAAGTGGAAAGAGCAAGCAACCGGCTATCTATTTTTGGCTCCCTCTATTCTCCTGTTTGTCATCTTTCTCTTTTATCCATTGGTCAAATCGCTTTATTTAAGCTTCTTTCTAACCGATCCCCAGGGAAATATCGCCCGCTTTGTCGGGATTGAAAACTATGTCAAATTGTTTGCCTCCTCCGGCTTTCTCAACAGCATCGGAGTAACCGGACTGTTTACCCTGTATACCGTCCCCACCAGCATCATCCTCGCCTTGATAATGGCTGTGCTCACCCATCAAAAAATAAAGGGGATACGCTTGTTTCAATTTACGTTTTCCCTGCCGCTGGCCATCTCCGTCGGAACGGCATCCGTTATCTGGATGTTGCTGTTCCACCCCAGCTCGGGCATGTTCAACTACTTTTTAAATCTGATTGGAGTAGGCCCCATCTTTTGGCTTTCCGATCCAAACTGGGCGCTTTTCTCCATCTCTCTGATGACCGTCTGGATGAATATCGGCTTCCTCTATATCGTTTTGTTAAGCGGACTGCAGGGAATACCGGACCACTTATATGAAAGTGCCAAGCTGGACGGGGCCGGCGTTTGGAATCAGTTTCGGCATGTGACCGTGCCCATGCTGTCTCCGACGATATTTTTCGCGGTCATCGTTTCGATCATCGGCGCTTTCCAAGCCTTTGGCCAAATCCATATCATGACTCAGGGCGGGCCGGTTGACCGCACCAATGTGATGGTTTACGACTTGTACCGGGAAGCGTTTATACACTTCCAGTTTGGTACGGGAAGCGCACGGGCGCTTGTCCTGTTTGTGATCATCTTGCTGTTGACCCTGGTGCAATTTAAACTCGCTGAAAAGAAGGTTCATTACCAATGA
- a CDS encoding carbohydrate ABC transporter permease, whose product MIRRQSKHLLHYAVLSILAILILYPIFYTFSSALMTPEEMDAYPPRWLPGSLYLDNLSTVNELVPVLQFIKNSFIVSTAVMIGQLVTASMAAYAFAFIPFKGRQLLFALFLSTMMIPWEVTVIPNYLTIREWGWLDSYPGLTVPFMATAFGTFLLRQFFLQLPRDLIDAAKIDGCGHWRIFVSLVLPLSRPAIGTLAVYAFLTTWNMYFWPLLITNSDSMRTVQIGISMLQWQEMMSWNLVLAGVAMVLLPSLILLMLGLKQLVRGITAGAVKG is encoded by the coding sequence ATGATCAGGCGCCAATCCAAACACTTATTACACTATGCCGTCCTGTCCATTCTGGCGATTCTCATTCTGTATCCGATCTTCTATACATTCTCCTCCGCCTTGATGACGCCGGAAGAGATGGACGCTTATCCGCCCCGTTGGCTCCCCGGCAGTCTATATTTAGACAACCTGTCAACGGTGAATGAACTGGTGCCGGTGCTTCAATTCATCAAAAACAGCTTTATCGTCTCCACCGCTGTGATGATCGGCCAACTGGTAACGGCCAGTATGGCAGCTTATGCCTTTGCCTTTATCCCATTTAAAGGGCGCCAGCTCCTGTTTGCACTATTTCTTTCCACCATGATGATTCCGTGGGAAGTGACCGTCATCCCCAACTACCTCACCATCCGCGAATGGGGTTGGCTGGACAGTTATCCAGGGTTGACGGTTCCGTTTATGGCGACGGCTTTCGGCACCTTTTTGCTCCGTCAATTTTTTCTCCAGCTCCCCCGGGATCTGATCGATGCCGCCAAAATCGACGGCTGTGGGCATTGGCGCATCTTCGTCTCCCTGGTCTTGCCGCTCTCCCGTCCGGCGATCGGCACATTGGCTGTATACGCGTTTCTCACCACCTGGAACATGTACTTCTGGCCATTGTTGATTACCAACAGCGACAGCATGCGGACCGTACAGATCGGAATCAGCATGTTGCAATGGCAGGAAATGATGTCATGGAATCTCGTACTGGCCGGCGTAGCCATGGTTCTTTTACCGTCCCTGATCTTGCTGATGCTCGGCTTAAAGCAACTGGTGCGCGGCATCACCGCCGGAGCCGTCAAGGGGTAA
- a CDS encoding ABC transporter substrate-binding protein: MRTFRKPWLIVAMITVMIFTTVACSAGSDDGVTTDGKMKVVWWHSMGGELKSAVDHLVKEFNESQSEVVVEAVYQGEYDESLNKLRASLGSNSGPTMVQVYEIGSRYMIDSNLITPIQTFVDKQNYDLSQLEENIIGYYTIDDQLNAMPFNTSNPILYYNKDQFKEAGLDPENPPTTFEEVAKAAEKLSDGKNKGASFALYGWFMEQFFANQGAELVNNGNGRDELATESLLGSEAGVQTLTWWKEMVDDGVALNLGRKTDDTKKAFTSGQVAMTLDSTASLRGIVDSVGDKFEVGTAFLPKPKEADEGGVIVGGASLYILNNRPETEQEAAWKFIEFLTAPEQQAYWHVNTGYFPITKTAYDEPAVKENLEKFPQFQTAVDQLHETTLNRATQGALMGVFPEARQITERAMEEVINGQKTPEKALEDAQKEITEKIEQYNSTVNR; encoded by the coding sequence ATGAGAACCTTCCGCAAACCATGGCTGATTGTTGCAATGATCACCGTAATGATCTTCACGACTGTCGCATGCAGTGCCGGCTCCGATGACGGTGTAACCACCGACGGCAAGATGAAAGTCGTCTGGTGGCATTCCATGGGCGGCGAGCTGAAGTCTGCAGTGGACCACCTGGTAAAGGAATTTAACGAGTCTCAATCGGAAGTGGTCGTCGAAGCGGTCTATCAAGGGGAATATGATGAAAGCCTCAATAAGCTGAGAGCATCCCTCGGTTCCAACAGCGGCCCCACCATGGTGCAAGTCTACGAAATCGGAAGCCGGTACATGATCGACTCCAACCTGATCACTCCGATTCAAACCTTTGTCGATAAACAGAACTACGACCTCTCCCAGTTGGAAGAAAACATCATCGGATACTACACCATCGACGATCAACTAAACGCGATGCCGTTCAACACGTCCAATCCGATCCTCTACTACAACAAGGATCAATTCAAAGAAGCCGGGCTGGATCCGGAAAACCCGCCCACCACTTTTGAAGAAGTGGCAAAAGCGGCGGAAAAACTGTCGGATGGAAAAAACAAAGGGGCCTCCTTCGCCCTGTACGGATGGTTTATGGAGCAGTTCTTTGCCAACCAGGGAGCCGAACTGGTCAATAACGGCAACGGGCGGGATGAGTTGGCCACCGAATCGCTCCTGGGAAGCGAAGCCGGTGTCCAGACGCTCACCTGGTGGAAAGAGATGGTGGATGATGGCGTCGCCCTTAACCTGGGTCGCAAAACGGATGACACCAAAAAAGCATTCACATCGGGGCAAGTGGCGATGACACTGGACTCCACCGCCTCCCTGCGGGGAATTGTGGATAGTGTCGGCGATAAATTTGAAGTGGGCACCGCTTTCCTGCCCAAGCCGAAAGAAGCCGATGAAGGGGGCGTGATTGTAGGCGGTGCCAGCCTATACATTTTGAACAATCGTCCGGAAACGGAGCAAGAAGCCGCTTGGAAATTCATCGAATTCCTGACCGCTCCGGAACAACAGGCGTACTGGCATGTCAACACCGGTTACTTCCCTATCACCAAAACAGCCTACGATGAACCGGCTGTCAAGGAAAATTTGGAGAAGTTCCCTCAATTTCAAACAGCCGTGGATCAGCTGCATGAAACCACGTTAAACCGGGCCACACAGGGAGCCCTGATGGGTGTATTCCCGGAAGCACGCCAGATCACGGAACGGGCGATGGAAGAAGTGATCAACGGACAAAAAACCCCTGAAAAAGCCTTGGAAGACGCCCAAAAGGAAATCACGGAAAAGATCGAGCAATACAACTCCACCGTTAACCGCTGA
- a CDS encoding zinc-dependent alcohol dehydrogenase family protein, protein MKAQVIHETGNPDVFRRVELPRPETGPGQVLIRNLATSVNPIDCKIRSGAVKGILGDRFPLVLHSDVAGTVEEVGEGVEHVFPGDEVFAYVAAGGALADYVVADASVVAPKPASLTFAEAAALPLVATTAWEALVDRAKIQSGQHVLIHAATGGVGHVAIQLAKAFEARVAATASSEEKLAVARRLGADEQINYRNESVESYMERLTDGTGFDVVFDTVGGENLDRSFQAAKPQGTVAVIAARSTHDLSPLHAKSLTLHVVFIILTQRTAAGRAHHGRIMREISRLADVGKIKPLLDQHRFTFEEAAMAHRRLESGEAVGKIVLENTRIG, encoded by the coding sequence ATGAAAGCCCAAGTGATCCATGAAACGGGTAATCCCGATGTATTTCGCAGGGTGGAACTGCCGCGTCCCGAAACCGGTCCGGGTCAGGTTCTGATTCGTAATCTTGCCACCAGTGTCAATCCGATTGATTGTAAGATCCGCAGTGGTGCCGTTAAAGGGATTTTAGGGGACCGCTTTCCCCTGGTGCTCCACAGTGATGTTGCCGGAACCGTGGAAGAAGTGGGCGAGGGAGTGGAACACGTCTTTCCTGGCGACGAGGTATTCGCCTATGTGGCTGCCGGCGGCGCTTTGGCCGATTATGTTGTAGCCGATGCGTCCGTGGTTGCCCCCAAACCCGCCTCATTGACATTCGCAGAAGCAGCGGCTTTGCCCTTGGTGGCCACCACCGCGTGGGAAGCACTGGTGGATCGGGCGAAGATCCAATCGGGTCAACACGTGTTGATCCATGCCGCCACCGGAGGAGTGGGGCATGTGGCGATTCAACTGGCAAAAGCGTTTGAGGCCCGTGTGGCCGCCACCGCTTCATCGGAGGAGAAGCTGGCTGTCGCCCGTCGGTTGGGCGCGGATGAACAAATAAACTATCGGAACGAGTCGGTGGAGTCCTATATGGAGCGACTGACTGATGGAACCGGGTTTGACGTCGTGTTTGACACCGTCGGAGGGGAAAACCTGGATCGTTCGTTCCAAGCGGCGAAACCGCAAGGAACGGTGGCCGTCATCGCCGCCCGCTCCACCCATGACTTGTCGCCGCTCCATGCCAAAAGTCTCACCCTGCACGTGGTGTTTATCATTTTGACCCAGCGGACCGCCGCGGGACGGGCCCATCATGGCCGGATTATGCGGGAGATCTCCCGTCTGGCCGATGTTGGAAAAATAAAGCCGCTCCTGGATCAACACCGGTTTACCTTCGAAGAAGCAGCGATGGCCCATCGCCGTCTGGAATCGGGGGAAGCGGTCGGCAAGATAGTGCTGGAAAACACACGCATCGGCTGA